Part of the Branchiostoma floridae strain S238N-H82 chromosome 11, Bfl_VNyyK, whole genome shotgun sequence genome, TATTATGACCTTTCTTTTCTGCATTGATGTACATacggttacaggttgtttcgcaacaatgtcagttcgaaaaagacttgccttgttgcgaactgacattgttgcgaaacaacctgttccCTATTATTGGTCTATATATAGAGAAACTTTATCATTCGTGAATAAAGATAATTGAAGTTtacttgcaagttcatgcccaggggctaattgcaagtacatggtagaaacatagggaACATACAAAAACGTGACAATGGATACTGATATAAGTGGTGTGGATAAAATAAATCTGCccggatatgcagcttataCTCTTTAGTATAAACAGGTGCGTTGCGCCATGAGGCGGGCATGTAATGATGTAACGCTGGTTctcctttatccgagggtaacctatatccgttatttgcaaaaaaagcGGATTTAGAGTTATGAAGTCGACGGggggtggtttcaaatcggaacattttgaaaacattgaagatttgaaaccacagtccgcagacttaatactcctaaatgtgctgtttttaaagacaacggataaaggtcacccaacggacaaaggtgaactagcctaCGTAACATTTCCAATAAAccgaggcccggccgggcagcttttgggaacaaagGGTAAGATATAAAACACTGCAAACTATACAAGACGTAAAGACAATAGTCGTGAGCATTATAtgattgtgtatatttttaagtatacattttttttatttttcatttccacaaacagcccggccgggctccggtttggaaatgtgacgttagccttacaCAAGTCATCTGTCCTGTGACAAAGGACAATTAAAACTGTTTTAGATCCGTCTTAATCATACGAACAAAATGCCTTCCACACACTTTAGAAGAAAACGGGGAAGGAGTGATAACAAGTGCTTTCAAACACTTATTATTgtggaattgaaaaaaaaagttcactgagAGTTCACCGAGTCATTCTCCGGGCATCTAATCATGCGATCAGGCGCGTATTGATCTAAGGACATGTCGTCACACCGACCACAGCACAACCCCGATACCTGAGCAAAGTTCCGCTGCCGCCGTGTTTGTTGACAGTGGGCGGGTGTGCAAACGTCGGCACGAGGGAATCCCTTTCACTGGGGTCAGGTGGAGTTCGCGGGCCGGGGTCTTCCGGCGGACACCGGACTTGGGTTTGTGTATGTAGAACTGTGGGTCCAATGGTCACTGTCAAGGCCAAAGTGGTGTCTTTTCCCCTCCCCATCATGCAATGCGTGCATATCATTAATATCACTAGCCAGGGAATTGTGCCATGTAATATCGTTGcgccaaacttcaccaaacagcagtatttttctgaaattactattgattgatgatattatactagttgtgcatcagaaaaaaaacacaaatgcaccaaaaagcacccattggaaagtaaagaaaatgatatttgtcaacaattattacaaaatcAATTCATCAAACATTATTTTCTTTGCTTTCCCATACTTTCTCATAGGCCAGTCAATagtaataatgttttattgcaaattcatgcccatggggctaattgcaaatgaagaaagactagatacatgaaatgaatgaatgtggtctaaatacatgtagataatctaaattctaacttaCAAATATTAGGTAAATGTGTAAGAAAGGGGctcgatgttgttgttttccaccATCCCTACAGATGAATATACATACggtacagaatagggtactaaatctacgtaactattgcggggtttgacttcttctttgaagacagttgaaaataaaatgtattctataatagattgattcgatgatcttagtaggaagacaatcttttgtggcgtttttaacaatgaaaatgttggtgtgatttcggaCACTCTTTCAAATAGTAACCCcgaaaatattttcatcaggttggtagaataaagGATATATGGCCACGTTTtggatagtgttctcgccgcaaaagcgccacctacatcggctacatatacgaggggcgttcaagaagtaatccacctgacccatttcccaaaggaggagattaatgaaacttggtgcagttatcagtctttctcttcataggaatcacccagagttatgcatttccaccatcgtttgatgcagctctgtacacgCCCCAGgttttgtaggacgccccaggttggtcctgcaacagatgcctcatcaatggcagaagagggacgaccaggtctgggagctgttttcacagacttccggccatgtttgaattcacaatgccagcgttttacaaggtcatatgatggggaatcatcaccataagtttcttttatttcatcaaaagtctcatttggtatgcgtcctttcaaatacaaaaaccggatcactgcgcgacactcaactggctccatttcacacctggtccatttcacacctgactcagttcaaacacctttaaatcaaaaaccaaaattagttcagagctgttttttgcaacataacccatagagatatgaatcattacatgtgcaaaatttcatctagatcagacaactggaagtgggtcaggtggattacttcttgaacgcccctcgtagcgacgagaagcagaactccagccagaagctctgaggaaggtgtctgatagacaccgaaacgtaagcaagtatatataataatatatagaTATGAtcataataatatcgggtgtattcgcagccagtaggtacccaatgtgttgagtaatgaggctgattaacgtggtcgaggcacctcctcgagcacgggacccccgttctACGTCCCTCCCGGATGATGATTTCGTGGAATTTTTTGGTCCGGCTACCGTCCGGACTGCGCATTGCTTAACTTCCGTGATCATCCCAATACGCCACATGGCCGTCATGAAAATACATtcttttcttgagttatcctgttcagaaatgtttgaaaaatcCCCGTTATTCTTAAACTaactgctagagggcccaaacttatatAATAATCAGTCACTTTTTCCTGAGCAacagagctatctaacacccgaaAATCATGACATAAAAAATTTGTTTATATTGTTTAAATAAGTTCCGCTGCCGCACCAAGGGCCAAAATCTAATGTCTGtcatcttgttcacagacacacaaacgcatgAATAATTAATTAAAGTGAAGAGAAGAATATGGAGATAAGTAATAATTTATGTGAGATGTATCATTCAGAGCTTCAGATTGACAGGACTGGTttttgtcaaaagttatcttatgtttgaaagtaaaacaaacattttgtagttttccATATAAATTGATTGATATCAATGGTTttgaacaataaaaaaaagttcatacTATGATGTCGCAACATGTGGAAGGCACCTAAAACACTTTGGTGCGGCAGTGGTGCGGCAGTGGTGCGGCAGTGGTGCGGCAGTGGTGCGGCAGTGGTGCGGCAGTGGTGCGGCAGTGGTGCGGCAGTGGTGCGGCAGTGGTGCGGCAGTGGTGCGGCAGTGGTGCAGCAGTGGTGCGGCAGtgcaaaagtaacgcacattttgtaatcttgacgccatgtCGTTTTAAAATTAAGAATATAGAGTTCTATATGTAAATACTCGTTGTAGCAAGGTAActaaagaaattttgaaatccaaatGACTTTCAACAATCACTTAATGACTTCTTTAATCAAATTCAAGCATGACATTTAACGCACATTGCGTcatcgtgacgtcataactgGAGATGATAGTGTGGGTACTGTTGAGGTGACAGAGTTTAAAAAGTCCAGTCAGAACTGTATTTTTAATGCTAAGGAGCAAGCAATCTAAATTTTAACTGTCCAACCCCGCTATCATAATGGTTTATTAAAATCAGCATATTTATCAGATATCTACTAGTACTCAGtactgatgatgatggctgtttcttcgtatccgaagatcaatggtagacAGACAAGGTTGCTTAGACGACCaatctgcctggcctgcacgtgactttttaaggtgaaggagggatgtgcacttccttctccaccctctcgtctactggcgcactaagtcctacagggacagaactttttgccacgtaagacggccccagcagatgcaggtttattatttggagtttccatctcctaggaggacttccggccaaggatgcaaggggttcctcttacccctgactcgtgtgtcatggcgggtgcgtcatgcccgaacatgcccctatggcctgtcaccacaacaaaggcctgtcactgccactagccgcagctatgtactcatttacacctgagttaggtgaggaaagtcgtgtaaagtgcctttcccaagggcacaagatcggtgacacggtaagcggatttgaacccgggacctctcgggcctgagaccaacgcgctcccgatcgtgccacgcggtcccactcagtactagtagttgaatAAATGCAAGAggatattcaaatacaatttaatcgctacaactggatgaaaaacggagatttacttctgaatgttttgagtgacatccatcactcttcagcgtcactagaatgaactcaCAGAAACAattcaacacatgtacatgtaactaggaAAACTAGTTGAACATGTAAGGATCATAAACAAAGTCACTCCTCCTGTTTAGAGAGGTTCCCATGGTAAGACAATACCATAGCAAAAGTTACATGTCCTTTGTGAAGCAAAGCTGGGTCCCATGTactagggctcgaaataccacatgcatatgcagtttagtgcaggtatttctggtgtctacctgcacctaacctgcactggtccatgtgctggattttatacataaatgtcatatgatgtaggtgtatgtggattgttattagctgtacTGACTTGTACCACCtataaaatatagaaaaaaagcaatggttcctgaacaacttTAGTATGATCATGATCCATACTTTATAAaatcagagtggtgcaggtacattgtgtaaaatttgtctggtgcaggtaattaccaatgttacctgtaccagttcaggtatgcagaaaaaagtatttcaagccctggaaGAGTTCTACGCAAAGTCCTCCTTTCCGGTTTAAGGTGGGGTTGTAGATTCGCTTCTAGATATTGCAACAGGACTATGTAGAACACTCTGGCCAATATCTTTTCCGTGGAAGATCGAAGTAATGAAACAACGCTCCGTCACAATCAACGGCCACGGGGATTCTCCTCCACAGAGTTAGCGTGTCCGCGTGACCCGGCCAGTTGGGAAGCTGCATCCGAGTCACGCAACGGAACCGTTCTCCGAGAGTCAGCTGGAACGCTTTAGACGTGGACTGACCCCAGGGATCGCTCGATAAAGTCTCACCGAACAGTTCTCCAATGTGGATGATGACGTCACCCTTGTAGTGGTTCAAACAATCGGTAGACAGCTTGGAAGACtctttttgaaaaagaaaatcatgcaatgACACTTTGAGTACATGCGCAATTCGAATATAAGGAATTTTGTCAAAGAGCAAATTGACATTTTAAAATTTACCAACACTATGGAAGATTATGGCAAAAGTAAACTAATTACAGCATACACGGGTTGAAATTTGGAAAGAAAGCTGCTATCCACAATggagctacatttgtatgagtTAAGCAAAATGCAAGTTGGAACATCACATCACATTTACATTAGATTtaggatataacgttacataacagGTTTGTGCGGAAATACATATCTCAAAGTCATGGTCTACACTACAGTGTCACAAGCATTCACTTTATACATACATCTTTAATAATAGCATTGATGACATTACAAAAATGCATGCAGtttttaatcaatcaatcaatgtgtATTaactttaatctccaagcagatcttgcatggcataagatagtatgataagctggggaaggataACTTCAGCCAGCAGAGGAGTAAAGTGGCCACGCAAAGTTTACTCCTCttccggctaaactccttccccagcttatgatactatcttatgccacgcaagatctgcttggagattatattaACTTACCATCTGCATCAGGCCACGCCAAAAACAATGCTCGGTCGCCATGAGACGCTAATACTTCAGGTCCTCCTGTCTTGATTTAAGTTTACAATAAAAGagtcaataaaaaaaagtttgcaagGTGTACCAACAGGCACATTACATTGAACtgaaaatgtatgtaaaatgtgttATGTTCTTGTAAGCTATATATGTCAGCTACAATGTACCAGTAATAGAGACGTTTGGTGTTCTATATTGTCTTTACACCTACAAAtatgttagcctgggtaccatccagatagtagtttgctcctatgttcgcttctgctatccatcTGGAGACTTGCACCGTTTGGTGGTTAcgccagttaatgagcgaatcaaggaataggttttagagcactcgttcgatgacaataGGTCCTCCCGCAAGCAGACGgtgggcttgtccggtgttggaacgcctgttcgaacgatcgcttgaacccattccataattcgctcatgtgcagggaccaatcagtgcctgcgcccaaaatttggacgattccagacgttatcATGGTCCGAGTTcccagacagaaacacagagaagtgactgtatataatgtataatgaatgtcagagctagaactAGATtgagcgactgtatatagtatataatgtgCGCTGGAGCAAACTACCCAGGCTACAAATAAGTTGCAGGAAAGGAAATCAAGTTTCTTACTTTAACACTGATGTAATGCA contains:
- the LOC118426757 gene encoding uncharacterized protein LOC118426757; the protein is MAVKADFAKLDSIESRKSGGENLYLRLYQAKMAQNPSAHRFSDPSLVQKERDALTRWIRDCDDRTSPLNLQLLFAFSVPSREALDFIVGLKRQIISVGAGVGYWEFLLQQRGCDVLAFDSNQVYPEGLHYISVKTGGPEVLASHGDRALFLAWPDADESSKLSTDCLNHYKGDVIIHIGELFGETLSSDPWGQSTSKAFQLTLGERFRCVTRMQLPNWPGHADTLTLWRRIPVAVDCDGALFHYFDLPRKRYWPECST